tatgcattcatttttaagtttcataaacaagtacctctaagcttgtaatatgcttcttgagcattgctttaTTCATGGCTGCAAAGTTCCACCTTGCTGATCTTGGTGTAGAAGTGGGACTGACCTTGATGATTTCAGATGATATCTCAACTATGTTAGAGTGCTCAGCCAGCCAAAGCTGCAAGAAACAACAACTAATAAGATATTCTGTAGATATGATTTAACTACAGAGAttaagaaagtaaaaaaaaaaactcacaagagaatatatagtgcaaccaccgGAATTCCTGATAAGAAGATTGTCTCTTTTCATAGTCTTGATGCCATCCATCAGGTGTTCATGAATTAGATCAGGAAAAGATACAGAGTCCATGGTTTCTAAATCCTTCACCAAACCAACATATAAGACGTCCAAAGAGTCTCCCATTTCCCGACAAAACAACAAGACGGCTATCATGTAAAGGTAGACAAGGAGATAACcttcctcttcatgacctttctgATCAAGTTTATCCAATACCAgcctttcaatatcatctatccacacGTTTTTTACCTGTGCTTTGGGATGTTTACTCACAAGACCTGACTTTGTTTTGCATGGGACGAGGTCAAGTGACCGAGTAATCCCTATCTCGTCCTTTGAAGTCAGAATATCAGTTCCCCAGCTTCCTTTAACTCTTGGCATCTGAAAAGTAACAACAAGCTCACTAGTCGTTGACTGTATAGTCTTATTTTCGGACACCTTGAATGAATGCTGACTCAAATCatcatggtcatatgatagaagGACCCCATCTATCAGCTGGTTActcttaccatccaagtatgACATGTTCGAAACCAGTTATAGAATTTACCAAACGGACACACATTCTTATAACCATCCTGTAACGGAGTTAAACCACCTCTTTCCCTTATCTTAACGAACAAGGTACCTACCCTTAGAAAACCTTCTCCATAAGTGCATCCTTGAGTTGCAGGTTTGGGTTTAGGTTTAACTAcataaacaaaagaacaaaaaaatgcaTTTTACTAAGTTAGAACTGCTATTTTGACTGCATAACCTCTTATGCCTCTTTCTCAGGcatctgcataacctgttatgcatttgTTTTCTTAAGAAATATTATGTGTATTACAAGCTGTTAACTACAGAACAAGCAGGTAAATGATAAGAGAAGTTTATTAACTGATGCATAACAAAAATTCAACGCACCTGGTTCATGGATGACACATTGCTgaacaagttcttcttcttcttcactttcagaTCTTTCactttggttcttcttcttcttcttcatttttaggttttctgATTGTTTGGGTTAAcgtatttttcatttcttctgattatcaacaacttgcttgactgAAACAGACCAAATCAATATTGAAACAAATCAATCACACCAAAGAAACAATATATCACACAAAATATATCACAAGCAAATCTTACCAGCTTTGTCATCATCTACTTCTTTCTCGTCATCTGTATCCTCATCATTCTCTGTATCATCATCCAAAACTTCCTTTGATGCAGCTTTCTCTGCTTTCTTTTTTCCTTTAGTAGCTTTATCAGTCTGAACTATAGATGCACTAGTGTTCGCAATTAATTACTCCTCAGCTACCCGATCAAAATCTGATAGCAAACAAGAACAAAACAATGCATAATAGAAAAGATCAAGATGTGTAACATAGAGATAAATAAATGTTCAGAAATGTGAAAGATGTAGGCAAGTTAAGATCTCACCAGCTTTCTTTTTagtctttgttttcttctctgcTTTAGGTTTAGGTGATTCCTGATCTTTCAATCTCTTTGATTTCCTTGATGGGGTTGCTTCAGTATCTTTTTTAACacacaatgaaaaaaataaataattcataATAACAGGCAATACAATAACTTTGGTAAGCATAGTCTTTCATGcaactgcataactggttatgcatattTTACTTATGTTGTATAACATTTTATTCAACATTTTTTCCTGCATAGCATAAACTTCCTTTCTTTCTTAGCAACATCGTGCTTTGCTTTGGTTCTCATCTCCTTTAGTTGTTGCTCATCATCAGTTTTCCTCTTTTCCTCTTCTAAGTGATCATCACCAGCAGATAAACATGATGTTAAAATTGAAGAAGTAAAATGGAAAAAAGGGTTATTCATAACAAGTTTGACAGGTTATGCAATGATTTTTGATAAGTATAACCTGTGATGCACCTGCACAACTGGTtatgaaaattttgtttttatgCTGCATAACTTGCGATGCacctgcataactggttatgcacattttataTTATGCTGCACAACTTGTTATTTACCATATTTTTCCTGCATAACATATGTTATTATCGACAGAATTTGTTATGCAAACATGAATCACACATGAACTAGTGTAGATGCATACCAGACACTTCCTTTCTTTTCTTCACAGCATCCTGCTTTGCCTTGTTCTTCATCTCCTTCAGTGGTGGGTCACTATCAGTTTCTCCTTTTTCACCTTCAACATCAACAGGTAAAAATGATGTTATAATCGAAGAAGAAGATAgatataaagaaaaacaaattatgGGTAAACACATTCAGGATGAAAATCTCACCATAAACATTTTTCTTCttagatttgttctttttttttttccggatTACCGACTTATGGTTCATCACCGGCAGTTACTAtaacaaaaattaaaacaaaaaaaatatggagaaaacaAAGTCAAACACAAACAGATGAATCTAATGATAAATCTCACCGTTTTTTTTAATGTTTCTTCGACTTGATTTTCCCTCCAGATttgccttcttcttcttttaggtCATCACCATCAAGAACAAAAGTTAAAATTAAATTTACATAATGCAATGATAAAATTTTTTACGGATAAACACATTCAGGATGAAAATCTCACCAGAAACATTTCTCATCttagatttgttctttttttccaGATTACCGGCTTCTGGTTCATCATCGGTAGTTACTATAACAAAACTtaaaaccccaaaaaaaaaatggaaaaaacaaaatcaaacactaacacatgagtctaatgataaatctcactttttttttttttttgtttcttcgaCTTGATTTTCCCTCCGGATTTCCCTTCTTCGTCTTTTAGGTCATCACCATCAAGAACAAAAGTTAAAATCGAATCTACTGAATGCATGCAAGAATACCATCAATTAAACTAGTTTTAATACCATATTTGTTCTCTTTAGCAGCTTTTGACTTCTGTAGACGCGTTTTTGttggtgtttcatccatttttgctGAACTGTAAGTAGTTTCTAGGGTTTTTAGGTTTTTCTAAACTGTTGTGAAATTCATTTTTAGGGTTTAATCAACTTCAATCATCGATTTGAATGATATATTTCTAGTGTTTtgaatgatgaagaaaaaaaaaatctctgtaGATCGATCCTTTACAggtgaagaaaaaataaatgtaGGAGTAGAAAAGAAACGGTGAAGAAGAATTAAATGTTGTGCCCGTTCAGGAAGATAATAAAACTGCCCGAAACCGCTCAAAGGTATTAACGTACTTCTAcgattttttaatattttgaaaaaattCTGGATGAGACTGGATCTGAAATAAATTTTGTGCCTGACGGTAAGACAAGAGGGTAAATTAATTATATACCCTAGTTTTGACACCCTATAAATATACCCCCACCACATAATAAATATACCCATCTCATTATCCACTTAGAAATGGATTACATTAATACCCTCTATTATataatttttttcctattttatcACATAAACATCTTTCTTCATTTAAAAAAGAAAGAATCTCTCATCCCACCACCCTCACTCCACCACCactcaccacaaccaccaccaccattctaCCACCGCCACCATCAACTCTATTGTTGTCGTCACTACCATTCCACCaaaaccaccatcaccaccaccatcaccgccacCAGTCTACCACAACCACCATAgtcgccgccaccaccgccgCTGGTGGTATCAATAATCGAAGTTGAtcctcaaaacaaaaataaaaaaataatattgtgTCAACAACTGAGGTTGatcccaaaaacaaaaatcagaaaataagaagaaaaaagtaATATGGTGCCAACAACCAATATTgattcaagaaacaaaaatcagaaaataagaagaaaagaataatatggtgtcaacaaccgaagttgatccaaaaaaaaaattagaaaaaaaacgTGTTGTAACAATCGAAGTATCATAATacggtgtcaacaaccgaagttgatccccaaaaattaaattttcagaaaattttaaGATTAcgtatggtgtcaacaaccaaagttgatccaaaAATTTGGTGTCAACAGATGAAGTTGATCCCCAAAATAAAAATTCAGAAAATATTCGGATTATATATGGTGTCAACAATCAAAATTGATCCCAAAATAtgatgtcaacaaccaaagttgacccaAAAGTCTAACgtcaacaaccaaaattgatcTCAAAAATTGATATACTAAAATTAGTGAACCcgacgtgaatcgaacacgcataTAAAAATTAGTGTAAAGTCAGATGTGCTACCACAAACTCGTCTAATATAAAAATATAGACACGGGTActaaaattcaaatcttaaataTATAAACATGAGTACCGAGTTCAAGTCACCCACGTATAAACATGAGTACTGGATTCAAATCTTAATAAATTGCAAAAATAGACCGTAAGTACTACTGTTTAGAAGTGAATGGGAATTTAAAGAAAATATTGTACCTTGTAAAGAATATCTCCAACTTGAACAAGTAGGTCACTTGGTACCCCtgttgtgaacacgtaaatcacaaaggcatctatatgttcacaaacaatgttcgcactctaggtacagacTCGCACTGATAACACAGTGACATTGATTCTTTGGCtccaaaccttcgggtttatcatagcctcatctaataacatcgcgaggggcgtttacgtaggggaagataaagaaaacgaagcataaaagtaaaactcatggagcgttagacaaatataaagtgctgaaatgtaaataagactgggatttacgtggttcagcactaaggcctacatccacggggttgttgtttcactatatacttgatagttacaaagatagtcgagtgactttggggtttacataggtctgtatattgtaaaggactaacttacactcacaatcttctTCTCTCTCTTCCTCAATTTTTGATCccctactcttggtggagagggggtatttatagggttagagtgtgggacccatctctgagggccgttggaaccttatcttcttgtgttttgtgtccatcacgcgggggtcttcgttcattacttcatcacgcagagtcgtcctcgttcgttccacgggttgatcgacacgtatgctgctcagagtgtttaatgcgggtagttgaggcgcctgctcgtgtcaggcaagtgtcttctgcccctgtcacatccatgtcagttcaccttctctccaccgttgatcttggcttcttttggggatgagataaagtaactcttcgggagttatttggtgctccgcagtacatcgtgttaccggtacatcttttaacttctgcccttagatttgttcgggcaaagatccaacgtcgcGGGATGGGTATCTTGGCTATGGgcgtgtcatcatgctttgatgactttgtccgcatgctctccacgtatgttcctatacacgtgtttgatgatgaaatatgtgcacacaatttgccccttttcttcgggcttgagtgtttagtgggagcattgaagaaaacagtcgttacatattcttcctctctcctaataacttctcctagatacttgggcatgtttcttattcgtgcattaactgctcatttaatgggcacgtttcccattcctcccttaacttccttctctttctttcgagtatattaaggaggggagaaaaattaatttcattctccttgaaaattaatttcattctctgtcagtcttcattctttgttcttcaaccattaaattctctgtcttagcattaatcacgctcacttcttcattgtttctggtttgtgtgtctttctgctgctgtttgtggtggtaaggtttcttttctttgttcctgtTGCTTTAAgctgtgttgattgtaaattttctgGTGTTGATCGTTGTAGCctcccatttctgctgctgtcgtcccttgtttgtgatgaagaaccttttaatgcttgtatgctagtttcccctgttcttcatctcaaatcgaggaggccattgttttacttgtattgattggacttttgagtttagggttttagggttttggggaatttcaacatgtatgctagttttagggtttctgtgctatgttgagatggactgctattttgtggttttttgatctttgttgatgtccttgtgtttgtttctaagTTGTTTATGTTGTacctcttcgcagccatgtctgaccgtccgcggattccttatcaaactccggggttctaccgagatcccctccacgcagagagtctcaaatggatcccgtggtattagagtttcttcttctggggcgaaggcctctcctcctaggaaagagggtccctcaaaaaatccttccgggtctcgaaacgctgccgatcctgcggtttctcgtcctcgtgatgaagttaggtgtacgcagacacctcctcgtgctGTTGCCTTCGATGTTCCTCCTCTGCGTTCAGTAGTGCCCGTGCAgcaccctctgccgccgcctccagtactttctttcaaagggaagaactccaaaggtgttGTGTCGAGAGACGAATCGTCTATGAAACCTCCTTTGAAAAGAAAAGCTTCtgaagcttttgttggttcgtccgatcccgcggaaggggatgaggctgccccggtgatacgcagcgtttcggtcagcaagaagaaagtcacgtttaaacatattgaccttgaagttttcaaggagaagcatgagcttcaagccttcgaggttcgtttctatgccctgaggatgatattacttacgagctcatctcgaagtatcagtttgatgaatttcacttgttgactacggttggagccttcgaggcgggccttatgctgccgttgtacaagtctggtgactccttttattacgatgtgctcgctggtcgtgaaggctcttccaccaatactcacagtcgttctgtgtcgcaattatcggggaattatcttcgtgcactgagggagtgttatctgcggagtaagggggagacgacgatgacgtgttacgttccaaatcccgcggagagggaatggtatactcctggaaacttcaacaactcctttggtgattaggtcaatagtaggaaccgtaaaccgtggagtgttagccttcggaatctcgctgctcctcggggcgaagttcgtctgttaagtgaggtcagcgatgcaaaactgaagtatgttccaggcaccgaggggtctaatcagcggaaactttttccggcacgtgagaggatcaagcgtgaccatgactacgagtggcacgttACTAttatcgaagttgttggtccttgggcgtacggttggattcccggtccacgcggttggcgtccttctgagagtagcaggccacgtgaatctcctcctgctcgttatggagatttctgtccctggcgtttaaacttcgcaggtatgaactttccttatgccctctacgttgttgaaggagacgagaaggaaggttctggtgctatacttccaccgaagagtgccactactgccaaggtatggttattgcagattctggccgcgcctctccttttttttgaaaatcaaactgttCGAAAAAATAACTCTGTGGAAcatgtgttggtttgcaggtttcgaagaagaaaaagattgggccgaagcagtcttctaccattgtgatgggtgaggctgaggttcatgaagaagttaccagtccggtaaacgaagagtttgccgaggatgaggagatttatgatggggaagaacgcactgatactaaTGCCGCGGAGGAGGAtattggtgcgggttgtgatggtgatgGAGGGAGAAATAATGTCGCGGTAGCTGACGGCAGTGTTATCGCTGATATGTCTGTtcctgctggtgatgctgcggaaaatctccccaccatttctcaagagttctcttttgacagggtttattccgcaggggaactctttgacgatgctcttgattttcctgaagacttctctctaatttcccccaatgatgattgggatgtgctcggggggtctggtaaggaagacgctgctgttcaggatGGAGGCGCAGATGATCACGATGCGCATGTTGATGTCGAAACTTGTGCTGATGGGGCAATATCAGCAAAGGAGAAGTCCGTGGTTGACTCGCCTtctgaggatttccctcattcgctgaagtttgagggtgaggacgccataatggattggctcaagaaaaagggtctgttgtttgtccctcatcctgccccggtggttgctggtgaaaaggattctgatgcgtatacccgtcggatgatggaactatcttccaaggcgc
Above is a genomic segment from Papaver somniferum cultivar HN1 chromosome 10, ASM357369v1, whole genome shotgun sequence containing:
- the LOC113315310 gene encoding uncharacterized protein DDB_G0286299-like, coding for MDETPTKTRLQKSKAAKENKYGIKTSLIDVTTDDEPEAGNLEKKNKSKMRNVSGEKGETDSDPPLKEMKNKAKQDAVKKRKEVSDTEATPSRKSKRLKDQESPKPKAEKKTKTKKKAVQTDKATKGKKKAEKAASKEVLDDDTENDEDTDDEKEVDDDKAVKQVVDNQKK